The Corynebacterium poyangense genome includes a window with the following:
- a CDS encoding ABC transporter substrate-binding protein: MRLGEKTSALLGVFSIAGIVLTGCSAPESAKDDAPAQAAGADIEVESCGRTVHLDHIPERVVFQNNVGASQLMDLGLMDKVVARSGDIDTSVYAPDQASLIDALPRLEGTDLGSGHTKLATETLLDNDVDLVLSHHSGVDIDKAEESGIAVYIPAAYCSGAKTKAASFDDVKKEVSTFGTLFGVEDKAEALNQKITTRIEELEKEEPQSPLRGKKAIALFITPGDTGTVWAYGTGAMIQPQFEALGMKNLYDDRSERVFEVSMEDVLAKDPDLVVLLHTAGTEEDVMTTFQQIRGYEALRAYQNKAVAVMPYSLVDPPSSLSLQGVDTLKEKVLPSHPSVSRA; the protein is encoded by the coding sequence ATGAGACTAGGGGAAAAGACATCCGCATTACTCGGTGTTTTCAGTATTGCGGGAATAGTGCTGACAGGTTGCAGTGCACCGGAAAGCGCTAAAGATGATGCTCCCGCGCAGGCTGCTGGGGCTGACATTGAGGTAGAAAGCTGTGGCCGCACCGTTCATCTCGATCACATACCGGAGCGGGTGGTCTTTCAAAATAACGTGGGAGCCTCGCAGCTCATGGATCTGGGATTGATGGATAAGGTGGTTGCGCGCTCAGGGGATATTGACACCTCTGTGTATGCGCCTGACCAAGCATCACTGATTGATGCTTTGCCTCGCCTGGAGGGGACAGACCTGGGCAGCGGGCACACCAAGCTAGCTACCGAGACGCTGTTGGACAATGATGTAGACCTAGTTCTGAGCCACCACTCCGGGGTTGATATTGACAAGGCTGAAGAATCGGGGATTGCGGTTTATATTCCTGCGGCTTATTGCAGTGGGGCGAAAACTAAAGCAGCCAGTTTTGATGACGTGAAAAAGGAAGTGAGCACCTTCGGTACGCTTTTCGGGGTAGAAGATAAAGCCGAGGCGTTGAATCAAAAGATCACTACTCGGATTGAGGAGTTGGAAAAAGAAGAACCTCAATCACCGCTTAGGGGTAAAAAAGCTATCGCGCTTTTTATCACTCCGGGGGATACCGGAACGGTGTGGGCCTACGGCACTGGTGCCATGATTCAGCCGCAATTTGAGGCGCTAGGGATGAAGAACCTCTATGATGACCGCTCCGAACGTGTTTTTGAGGTCTCTATGGAAGATGTCCTCGCTAAGGATCCGGACCTGGTGGTGCTCCTCCACACTGCCGGAACCGAGGAGGATGTTATGACGACCTTCCAGCAGATCAGGGGGTATGAAGCGCTGCGGGCTTATCAGAATAAGGCAGTGGCGGTGATGCCTTATTCGCTGGTTGATCCGCCTTCATCGCTATCGCTCCAGGGGGTTGACACATTGAAGGAAAAAGTTCTCCCAAGCCACCCTTCAGTAAGCCGCGCCTGA
- a CDS encoding FecCD family ABC transporter permease, producing MTRTSAHPVAWCLIFLGLLIIAPALSLGFGPAAIPFSEAFHIFWGKLSGLGDLSQYHSNVVSIIWQHRVPRILSAIGVGAILGISGVVMQAVIRNPLAEPYVLGLSSGASTGAAIAIVIFGSVAAAVISGMAFVGAIAATAVVLWLGIGRGSSSLKLVLAGVAMGFMFSALTNLLIIKANNAETAQSVIFWTLGSLSRPSLNQALTLCVVGLVLGLSMWVCGPYLDALASGDHTCIAIGINPTITRVFVLIPVSAAVAIAVAQTGGIGFIGLVVPHLVRPLSGYAHRGVIALTAVVSSLLLLATDTVARTVLAPVDIPIGVITALLGAPLLIVLTRRLSS from the coding sequence ATGACGCGAACATCTGCCCACCCTGTGGCATGGTGCCTTATCTTCCTGGGGCTATTAATCATTGCTCCGGCACTTAGCCTAGGGTTCGGCCCGGCAGCTATCCCCTTTTCTGAGGCTTTCCATATTTTTTGGGGAAAACTGAGCGGTCTCGGCGATTTATCGCAGTACCACAGCAACGTCGTCAGTATTATTTGGCAACACCGGGTTCCGAGGATTCTCAGTGCCATCGGGGTGGGGGCCATTCTTGGCATCAGTGGCGTAGTTATGCAAGCCGTGATCAGAAACCCCCTCGCAGAACCCTATGTCCTCGGACTGAGCTCCGGAGCATCCACGGGTGCAGCCATCGCCATCGTGATATTTGGCAGTGTCGCTGCCGCCGTAATAAGCGGCATGGCTTTTGTCGGAGCTATAGCAGCTACCGCGGTGGTGCTGTGGCTAGGAATAGGGCGGGGAAGTAGCTCCCTCAAACTTGTCCTCGCCGGTGTGGCTATGGGGTTTATGTTTAGCGCCCTCACCAATCTCCTCATCATCAAAGCGAATAACGCCGAAACAGCCCAAAGTGTTATCTTTTGGACTCTCGGTTCTTTAAGCCGACCCTCGTTGAATCAAGCGCTCACACTCTGCGTGGTAGGGCTTGTGCTCGGCCTATCAATGTGGGTGTGCGGGCCCTATCTTGACGCCCTAGCGTCGGGAGATCACACGTGCATCGCTATTGGCATTAACCCCACCATCACCCGGGTGTTCGTGCTTATCCCGGTTTCAGCAGCAGTTGCCATTGCCGTTGCCCAGACCGGAGGGATTGGATTTATCGGTTTAGTGGTTCCACACCTTGTGCGTCCTTTATCCGGCTACGCTCATCGAGGAGTCATTGCACTAACTGCTGTGGTGTCCTCGCTATTACTCCTCGCCACAGACACAGTTGCGCGCACAGTCTTAGCGCCGGTCGATATTCCCATCGGGGTTATTACTGCGCTTCTTGGGGCGCCACTTCTGATTGTTTTGACCAGGAGGCTGAGCTCATAA
- a CDS encoding ABC transporter ATP-binding protein, with the protein MIDFHDIGLSRGEKTLLHGVSGIIHDGETVGIVGPNGAGKTTLLKVLYKALRADRGNVVVDGDDIAALGRKHIARRMAVVAQHEDNALPLTVKDSVQLGRLAQHNALNYGSPKDQDAVRSALVSVGLDHCGERLISELSGGELQRVLIARAIVQEASHLLLDEPTNHLDIHHQFAILKMVKNLGKTSVVVLHDLNLAAHYCDRVVLLNRGEIVAQGSPEKVFDPALISEIYHIHAQVIAIQGKRHLVFEDHHP; encoded by the coding sequence ATGATTGACTTCCATGACATTGGCCTTAGTCGAGGCGAAAAAACCCTTCTCCATGGGGTAAGTGGGATAATTCATGACGGGGAAACGGTGGGTATTGTTGGGCCAAATGGGGCGGGGAAAACAACCCTATTGAAGGTGCTTTATAAAGCGTTGCGGGCAGATCGCGGGAATGTTGTTGTGGATGGGGACGATATTGCTGCCTTAGGGCGTAAACATATTGCTCGCAGAATGGCGGTGGTAGCTCAGCATGAGGATAACGCTCTGCCTTTGACCGTGAAAGATAGCGTCCAGTTAGGTCGCTTAGCCCAGCATAACGCCCTGAACTACGGCAGCCCCAAGGATCAGGATGCGGTACGCAGCGCCCTGGTGAGTGTCGGGCTGGATCATTGTGGAGAGCGATTAATTAGTGAGTTATCCGGAGGAGAATTGCAGCGAGTGCTGATAGCGCGAGCTATTGTGCAAGAAGCGAGCCATTTGCTGCTGGATGAACCTACGAATCATTTAGATATTCACCATCAGTTTGCCATTTTGAAGATGGTGAAGAATTTAGGGAAAACCAGTGTTGTGGTTTTGCATGATCTTAATTTAGCGGCGCACTATTGTGACCGAGTGGTGCTCTTAAACCGGGGGGAGATTGTAGCGCAGGGGTCACCGGAAAAAGTTTTTGATCCAGCATTGATTTCCGAGATTTACCACATCCACGCCCAAGTGATAGCTATTCAGGGTAAACGTCACCTGGTTTTTGAAGACCATCATCCTTAA
- a CDS encoding acyltransferase family protein: MARSQRVQWVDIAKGLCILLIVVHHVSMYPFSSEILLELQASVSAIRVPLFFFCSGLFATRLLSGSLTWLWQKRIWPWLFPFTLWTFIYHMGIHQMSPADTVPMLVHPESFLWFLQALILYSILTWLTRFIPRVLVFLISLLPLLFFPLSDILGDYYGIMRWWPVFLCGLYSRYLIFPDPKTHESGIDKVRRRPGYQLAAVGIFSGIVSLALCMEFLEVKVIQYDLFSSEAWAAYDRLKLIPIALNGVALAIFFAMLLERQQSVLLSHVADLLALAGRHTLPIYLSHLPVNILFEYHAVELLGWTSWADAHPIMMTVIGTGICLAIAMLLELLATRVPGCRWLVYAPGRDQRKKEHQGSRDRLSPSRENHRHSIVLH; the protein is encoded by the coding sequence ATGGCTAGAAGCCAACGGGTCCAATGGGTAGATATTGCCAAAGGGCTGTGTATTCTGCTCATCGTTGTTCACCACGTGAGTATGTATCCGTTCAGCTCCGAGATTCTCCTGGAACTACAAGCGTCAGTTAGTGCCATCCGAGTTCCCCTCTTTTTCTTCTGCTCGGGACTATTTGCCACCCGATTACTCAGCGGCTCTCTCACCTGGCTGTGGCAAAAGCGGATCTGGCCTTGGCTTTTCCCCTTCACCCTGTGGACTTTTATCTATCACATGGGCATTCACCAAATGAGCCCGGCAGACACCGTCCCGATGTTGGTGCATCCGGAGTCTTTTCTCTGGTTTCTCCAAGCCCTCATTCTCTACAGCATCCTGACCTGGCTTACCCGTTTCATCCCCCGAGTCCTGGTATTCCTCATTTCACTTCTTCCGCTTCTCTTCTTCCCACTATCCGACATTCTCGGGGACTACTACGGAATCATGAGATGGTGGCCGGTGTTCCTATGCGGACTGTACAGCCGCTATCTGATTTTTCCGGACCCGAAGACTCACGAATCAGGAATCGATAAGGTTCGACGCCGCCCCGGCTATCAGCTCGCCGCCGTTGGCATCTTCTCCGGTATCGTCTCACTAGCTCTGTGCATGGAGTTCCTGGAAGTCAAAGTCATCCAATATGATCTCTTCAGTTCAGAAGCATGGGCGGCATATGATCGACTCAAACTTATCCCCATCGCCTTAAATGGGGTGGCCTTAGCCATCTTTTTTGCCATGCTCTTAGAGCGCCAACAAAGCGTTCTCCTATCTCACGTTGCGGATCTTCTAGCCTTGGCCGGGCGGCACACCCTGCCTATTTATCTCAGTCACCTACCGGTCAATATTCTCTTTGAGTACCACGCTGTGGAGCTTTTGGGGTGGACTTCCTGGGCCGATGCGCACCCCATCATGATGACCGTGATCGGTACTGGGATTTGCTTGGCGATTGCAATGCTTCTAGAACTTCTAGCAACAAGGGTTCCTGGCTGTCGATGGTTGGTGTATGCACCTGGACGCGATCAACGAAAAAAGGAACATCAAGGTTCTCGGGACAGGCTCTCTCCATCGCGTGAAAACCACCGCCACTCCATCGTGCTCCACTAA